A single genomic interval of Astyanax mexicanus isolate ESR-SI-001 chromosome 4, AstMex3_surface, whole genome shotgun sequence harbors:
- the schip1 gene encoding schwannomin-interacting protein 1 isoform X6, with the protein MVHQENCAYQAQKNERESIRQKLALGSFFDDGPGIYTSCSKSGKPSLSSRLQSGMNLQICFVNDSGSDKDSDADDSKTETSLDTPLSPMSKQSSSYSDRDTTEDDSESLEDMDFLSRQKKLQAEAKLALAMAKPMAKMQVEVEKQNRKKSPVADLLPHMPHISECLMKRSLKPTDLRDMTLGQLQVIVNDLHSQIESLNEELVQLLLIRDELHMEQDAMLVDIEDLTRHAESQQKHMAEKTLSK; encoded by the exons gcCCAAAAGAATGAGCGAGAGTCTATTAGACAGAAGCTGGCCCTGGGCAGTTTCTTCGACGATGGGCCGGGCATCTATACCAGCTGCAGCAAGAGCGGCAAACCCAGCCTGTCCTCacg gctACAGAGTGGCATGAACCTGCAGATTTGCTTCGTCAATGACAGCGGGAGTGACAAAGACAGTGATGCGGATGACAGCAAGACAGAGACCAGCCTGGACACGCCTCTGTCCCCCATG AGCAAGCAGAGTTCCTCATACTCGGACCGGGACACTACAGAGGATGACTCTGAGTCTCTGGAGGACATGGACTTCCTCAGCAGGCAGAAGAAGCTCCAGGCCGAGGCAAAACTGGCGCTGGCAATGGCTAAACCCATGGCCAAGATGCAGGTGGAGGTTGAGAAACAGAACCGCAAGAAGTCGCCTGTGGCAGACCTG CTTCCCCATATGCCTCACATTAGTGAGTGTCTGATGAAGAGGAGCCTAAAGCCCACAGATCTGCGAGACATGACCCTCGGTCAGCTACAGGTCATTGTTAATGACCTTCACTCACAAATCGAGA GTTTGAATGAGGAGCTTGTGCAGCTGCTGCTGATCAGAGATGAGCTTCACATGGAGCAGGACGCCATGCTAGTGGACATCGAGGATCTGACCAG GCATGCTGAGAGCCAGCAAAAACACATGGCTGAGAAGACCCTTTCCAAATGA
- the schip1 gene encoding schwannomin-interacting protein 1 isoform X5: MSANLKSALDSKQAGNLTQAQKNERESIRQKLALGSFFDDGPGIYTSCSKSGKPSLSSRLQSGMNLQICFVNDSGSDKDSDADDSKTETSLDTPLSPMSKQSSSYSDRDTTEDDSESLEDMDFLSRQKKLQAEAKLALAMAKPMAKMQVEVEKQNRKKSPVADLLPHMPHISECLMKRSLKPTDLRDMTLGQLQVIVNDLHSQIESLNEELVQLLLIRDELHMEQDAMLVDIEDLTRHAESQQKHMAEKTLSK; the protein is encoded by the exons gcCCAAAAGAATGAGCGAGAGTCTATTAGACAGAAGCTGGCCCTGGGCAGTTTCTTCGACGATGGGCCGGGCATCTATACCAGCTGCAGCAAGAGCGGCAAACCCAGCCTGTCCTCacg gctACAGAGTGGCATGAACCTGCAGATTTGCTTCGTCAATGACAGCGGGAGTGACAAAGACAGTGATGCGGATGACAGCAAGACAGAGACCAGCCTGGACACGCCTCTGTCCCCCATG AGCAAGCAGAGTTCCTCATACTCGGACCGGGACACTACAGAGGATGACTCTGAGTCTCTGGAGGACATGGACTTCCTCAGCAGGCAGAAGAAGCTCCAGGCCGAGGCAAAACTGGCGCTGGCAATGGCTAAACCCATGGCCAAGATGCAGGTGGAGGTTGAGAAACAGAACCGCAAGAAGTCGCCTGTGGCAGACCTG CTTCCCCATATGCCTCACATTAGTGAGTGTCTGATGAAGAGGAGCCTAAAGCCCACAGATCTGCGAGACATGACCCTCGGTCAGCTACAGGTCATTGTTAATGACCTTCACTCACAAATCGAGA GTTTGAATGAGGAGCTTGTGCAGCTGCTGCTGATCAGAGATGAGCTTCACATGGAGCAGGACGCCATGCTAGTGGACATCGAGGATCTGACCAG GCATGCTGAGAGCCAGCAAAAACACATGGCTGAGAAGACCCTTTCCAAATGA
- the schip1 gene encoding schwannomin-interacting protein 1 isoform X4 translates to MDHAGLGDVICKASDLYIMDDYKEAQKNERESIRQKLALGSFFDDGPGIYTSCSKSGKPSLSSRLQSGMNLQICFVNDSGSDKDSDADDSKTETSLDTPLSPMSKQSSSYSDRDTTEDDSESLEDMDFLSRQKKLQAEAKLALAMAKPMAKMQVEVEKQNRKKSPVADLLPHMPHISECLMKRSLKPTDLRDMTLGQLQVIVNDLHSQIESLNEELVQLLLIRDELHMEQDAMLVDIEDLTRHAESQQKHMAEKTLSK, encoded by the exons gcCCAAAAGAATGAGCGAGAGTCTATTAGACAGAAGCTGGCCCTGGGCAGTTTCTTCGACGATGGGCCGGGCATCTATACCAGCTGCAGCAAGAGCGGCAAACCCAGCCTGTCCTCacg gctACAGAGTGGCATGAACCTGCAGATTTGCTTCGTCAATGACAGCGGGAGTGACAAAGACAGTGATGCGGATGACAGCAAGACAGAGACCAGCCTGGACACGCCTCTGTCCCCCATG AGCAAGCAGAGTTCCTCATACTCGGACCGGGACACTACAGAGGATGACTCTGAGTCTCTGGAGGACATGGACTTCCTCAGCAGGCAGAAGAAGCTCCAGGCCGAGGCAAAACTGGCGCTGGCAATGGCTAAACCCATGGCCAAGATGCAGGTGGAGGTTGAGAAACAGAACCGCAAGAAGTCGCCTGTGGCAGACCTG CTTCCCCATATGCCTCACATTAGTGAGTGTCTGATGAAGAGGAGCCTAAAGCCCACAGATCTGCGAGACATGACCCTCGGTCAGCTACAGGTCATTGTTAATGACCTTCACTCACAAATCGAGA GTTTGAATGAGGAGCTTGTGCAGCTGCTGCTGATCAGAGATGAGCTTCACATGGAGCAGGACGCCATGCTAGTGGACATCGAGGATCTGACCAG GCATGCTGAGAGCCAGCAAAAACACATGGCTGAGAAGACCCTTTCCAAATGA